The Belonocnema kinseyi isolate 2016_QV_RU_SX_M_011 chromosome 10, B_treatae_v1, whole genome shotgun sequence genome has a window encoding:
- the LOC117182035 gene encoding golgin subfamily A member 6-like protein 22 — MRFLVFVFLCSLFYDGAIASDKGKKLSVEGSRPYIPLRKQREIQQQQEKLEQQLQQLRPEVRQQTKIRQQQEMRQQQQEKLQQPRLEIRQQQEIRQQKEIQQQEIRQKQDKLQQQLQQPRPKIRQQQEIGQQQETQQQPEKLQQEIRQQKKEKLQQARPETRQQQGIQQQEIQQQQKIRQQQEKLQQQLQQPRPEMRHQQEKRQQQEIQQQQKMKQQEIQKKQERRLKELERRIKELERNIPRIEREIHEKRVEQENEIITKQYMDINKARNVCVKKSGKHNKPYHWKCRNLNQELQEHHFFNRQEAEKFCLQGNGWKTWLCDCKDLTAECVSELKCKAFGPTELLLVFFDRAALSEELGRYKQLNQKNQLDQHNPVAYNKPAIDNNPGSSNIQLAPNVQGPPNIKQNPQQSRE; from the exons ATGCGATTTTTAGTGTTTGTCTTTCTGTGCTCGCTTTTTTACGATGGCGCTATTGCTAGTGATAAGGGAAAAAAATTAAGTGTTGAAGGTTCTAGACCTTATATTCCATTACGAAAACAAAGAGAAatacaacaacaacaagaaaaattagaacaacaatTACAACAATTACGACCAGAAGTACGACAGCAAACGAAAATACGACAACAACAGGAAATGCGACAACAGCAACAAGAAAAATTACAACAACCGCGACTAGAAATACGACAGCAACAGGAAATACGACAACAAAAGGAAATACAACAACAGGAAATACGACAAAAACAAGACAAATTACAACAACAATTACAACAACCCCGACCAAAAATAAGACAGCAACAGGAAATAGGACAACAACAGGAAACACAACAACAACCAGAAAAATTACAACAGGAAATacgacaacaaaaaaaagaaaaattacaacaaGCACGACCAGAAACACGACAGCAACAAGGAATACAACAACAGGAAATACAACAACAACAGAAAATTAGacaacaacaagaaaaattacaacaacaattACAACAACCACGACCAGAAATGCGACATCAGCAGGAAAAACGACAACAACAGGAAATACAACAACAACAGAAAATGAAAcaacaagaaatacaaaaaaaacaagaacGACGACTCAAAGAACTAGAACGAAGAATAAAAGAACTAGAACGAAATATACCAAGAATAGAaagagaaattcatgaaaaacgaGTCGAACAAGAAAACGAAATAATAACGAAACAATATATGGACATAAATAAAGCTCGca aTGTCTGCGTTAAAAAATCGGGTAAGCATAACAAGCCCTACCATTGGAAGTGTAGAAACCTGAATCAGGAACTCCAGGAACATCATTTCTTTAATCGACAAGAGGCTGAGA AATTCTGTCTACAAGGAAACGGCTGGAAAACTTGGTTATGTGATTGTAAAGATCTGACAGCAGAATGCGTGAGTGAACTCAAATGTAAAGCATTTGGGCCAACGGAATTGCTACTTGTCTTCTTCGATCGTGCAGCTCTATCGGAAGAATTGGGTCGTTATAAGCAATTGAATCAAAAGAATCAATTGGATCAGCATAATCCAGTAGCTTATAATAAACCTGCGATTGACAATAATCCAGGATCTAGCAATATCCAATTAGCTCCTAATGTTCAAGGACCacctaatattaaacaaaatccACAACAATCAAgggaatga